In Sphingobacterium sp. R2, the genomic stretch AAAACCCCTCTAATTTGTGAAATAACAGATAAAAAAGGAATTCCCAAGAGAATAATCTTGCAAAGAGTTTTGCCGGAAAAATTACTTGACAAGCCTTTGACTGCATCGGAATTGTCAAAGCTTATTACTTCAAAATTCAAAATCAACATTGAGCCAAATAAAGTTCAAAATTCTTTAAATTCTTTGGTAAATACTGGCTTACTAGTAAGGACTCAGACATCACCCATAAAATATAAACGTTCCGACAAAAAGTTTCCCAAAGAAATAGACCCGCTTTTCGACTTAGTAATCAAATTGGAGCAAATTTGCGAACCAATCAAATCGGACTTAGTGAATAGCGAAAACAAAATAATCAAGCCTTCTTTACGAAAAATGGCCATTATGCTGTTAACTTTAGTTGATGGTGAGAAAACAAGAAAAGAACTTTTCAATAAAGCCAAGATGAAAAATGATACCAACAATGCCGTTAGGACAGTAAATGTATTAGAAAACACTGAATTAATTACTAAAACTAAATTGGCAGTTACCAGCAGTCGACAGAGCTATAAATTGACAGATAAGGGGTTTAAAGTGTTAAGAGAATTGGAGGTATAATATTTTTCCGACTAACAGATATAGTTGATCAACTAAAGTCTTTAGAAATATACCTTGCTAGATAATATCGAGCCCCCCCTAACTTTCTGCTGAATAAAAGACTTCATCATAGGATAAGGCCTTTTTTATGCATTTTAGCCACGTTATATTAATCAAGCTTCTTAGCTCTCCTTCCTGCCAGTTGAGGGAATTATCCTTTCTAGAATATTTGCAAGTATGACACAGACAAAATTAATCGCTATATTTATTCTAGTAAAAATTGAAAAAATAGACCTAGTTATGATATCATTTCACGAAATCAACCATCACTGGAATTAATTTTTAGCAATAGAAAAAGATTTAGAAAACTTATCTAGATATATCGAATTTTCTGAAAATAATCTTCAAACATATTCTATTGAGATTGCTCATATTTTATTATCATCTTCTTCGGAAGTAGATGTAATGCTTAAACAGTTTTGTAAGCTGATTGAGCCAAATTCCAACCCTAATAATATTAATGATTACAAGACCATAATATTGTCTTCAGGATCAGATATTGTGAATCAAAAAATTTCGATTAATAGATATGGATTAGAATACAAACCATTTGAAAATTGGATAACTAATGGTGAAAATCCCATTTGGTGGAAGAGTCATAATAACGTTAAGCATAACCGTAATGAATATTATTATCAGGCTAATTTACAGAATGTTATTAATTCTGTTGGGGCTTTATTACTTGTAAATATCTATTTTTATGAAAAGCAATTCTCAGTAAACGATGGTAAAGAAAGTATTGGACTTTTAGAAACAACAAGTAAATTAAAACCGGAATCTTCATTTATAAAAATCCCTTCTGAATATTATTATAAATACTTAGTTGTAAGGGGCTAGAAAGGATATTATTGCTCGCCATCCTGCGAGTTGAACGAAGGTCGTTGAAGAAAAGTCTGTAAGGACGATTCAACGATATCTATGAAATAGACGAAGCCTCTTGGCGGTATTTTTGAAAAAAGGGGCTTGTGACCTGGGCTTATCAAAAATAATGACAAGAGCGAAGCCTGAGTGAACAGCAGGCGAGCCAAACTCTAAAAGCTTGAAGATTTTTAATTAGTGCTACGCACCCATTAAAAATCTTCAAGCTTTTATGAAGTGGAGGGATTACTAAGGCATCAAGTATGACAAACTGCGAAGCATTAAAAAAGAATGGGATGCAATCCGATTTCTTTTTTAACTTGGTTTGGCATATCTTTATGCTAGTGATTCCGAAACGGAATGCCATATTTCCTCATTATAACTTATC encodes the following:
- a CDS encoding helix-turn-helix domain-containing protein, with translation MAIDNNVIIGKNLRIVREKLLFSRKEMAKKSGINERSIERIENGEKYLNEEEQDKYIQFIGVKTELISSLSFNLTWKELIAILKKTHPKTPLICEITDKKGIPKRIILQRVLPEKLLDKPLTASELSKLITSKFKINIEPNKVQNSLNSLVNTGLLVRTQTSPIKYKRSDKKFPKEIDPLFDLVIKLEQICEPIKSDLVNSENKIIKPSLRKMAIMLLTLVDGEKTRKELFNKAKMKNDTNNAVRTVNVLENTELITKTKLAVTSSRQSYKLTDKGFKVLRELEV